A genomic segment from Nicotiana sylvestris chromosome 1, ASM39365v2, whole genome shotgun sequence encodes:
- the LOC138872175 gene encoding uncharacterized protein, translated as MKAQTLADHLAKNPVDDEYQPLSTYFPDEEENSVEVTSEDTNAWKIFFDGVVNAKGVGIGAILILPTGQHYPAITRLRFLCTNNTTKYEAYIMGMNMAIDQDVEELIIMGDSDLTIRQAQGEWETRDVKLIPYRQHVEDLSKRFKSVEFRYIPRFHNELADALATLASMLPYPGNVHIDPLEIQIREGHGYCNTVEVEPNVQPWYHDIKRFLKMKEYPEKANGDQKRTIRRLASGFFLSGEVLYKRTPYLNLLRCVDAEKA; from the coding sequence atgaaagcccagacTTTAGCAGATCACCTAGCTAAAAAccctgttgatgatgaatatcagcctttgagtacttacttcCCGGACGAGGAGGAGAATTCAGTTGAGGTCACatcagaagacaccaatgcttggaaaatattCTTCGATGGAGTTGTGAACgcaaaaggtgtcgggattggggcaattttgatcttaCCCACTGGCCAACACTATCCAGCCATAACTCGGCTTCGGTTTTTATGCACAAACAACACTACCAAGTATGAAGCCTacattatgggtatgaatatggcaatcgaccaagatgtagAAGAATtgataatcatgggagattcagatctgacTATTCGACAagctcagggagaatgggaaactcgggatgtcaagcttattccatacaggcaacatgtggaagatcttagtaAGCGGTTCAAGTcagtcgagttcaggtacattcctcgtttTCACAACGAGTTAGCcgatgcactcgctactttggcctcgatgttgcCATATCCAGGCAATGTTCACATTGACCCGCtagaaatccaaatccgagaagggcatggttactgcaatacggttgaggtggaaccaaatgttcagccatggtatcatgatatcaagagatttcTGAAAATGAAAGAATATCCCGAGAAAGCcaatggagaccaaaaaagaaccattagaaggcttgccagcggtttcttcttgagcggcgaggtcttgtacaaaaggactccatatctcaacttgttaagatgtgtggATGCTGAAAAGGCctga